A genomic window from Streptobacillus felis includes:
- a CDS encoding alanine racemase gives NVNVLILSPISRSEIKEAVSKGIHLTISNFEDIEYILENKIVGNFHYAIETGMGRIGFMEEEIEKADNVLKPVGIVSHLSSADFDEEYTKLQIEKYARIVSKLDVKYKHLLNSFGSIKYNKEYDLYRVGIIMYGGEMNEIFDPVMT, from the coding sequence AAATGTAAATGTTTTAATACTTTCACCTATATCTAGAAGTGAAATAAAAGAAGCAGTTTCAAAAGGAATACATTTAACTATTTCTAATTTTGAAGATATAGAATATATTTTAGAAAATAAAATAGTAGGTAATTTTCATTACGCTATAGAAACTGGTATGGGTAGAATAGGCTTTATGGAAGAGGAAATTGAAAAAGCAGATAATGTATTAAAACCTGTTGGTATAGTGTCACATCTATCTTCTGCAGACTTTGATGAAGAATATACAAAATTACAAATAGAAAAATATGCTAGAATAGTTTCAAAATTAGATGTAAAATATAAACATTTGTTGAATAGTTTTGGAAGTATTAAATATAATAAAGAATATGATTTATATAGAGTTGGAATAATAATGTATGGTGGAGAAATGAATGAAATATTTGACCCTGTTATGACT